Proteins encoded together in one Micromonospora auratinigra window:
- a CDS encoding class I SAM-dependent methyltransferase, translated as MSLIDREQGATGAPSGPPAGGRRSGPTVADVVRAVTSGTLPVRVTGYDGSAVGPADAGITLEIRSERGLSYLLTAPGDLGMARAYVSGDLGLEGVHPGDPYEALQVLKDEMPLRLPPVAEALALVKGLGWERLLPPPPPPQEAAPRWKRVMNGLRHSRTRDSTAISHHYDVSNAFYEKVLGPSMTYTCAVFRTPDDTLEEAQRAKYDLVAGKLALEPGMRLLDVGCGWGGMVRHAAREYGVKALGVTLSREQAQWAQAAIEREGLGDLAEVRHLDYRDAPREQFDAISSIGLTEHIGVRNYPAYFGALRSRLKPGGRLLNHCITRADNRAPHRSGAFIDRYVFPDGELAGPGRLISEIHDAGFEVHHEENLRQHYALTLAGWCRNLVEHWDFCVNEVGPGTARVWGLYMAGSRMAFERNGIQLHQVLATHNGPQGVNGYPLRPDWTP; from the coding sequence GTGAGCTTGATCGACCGTGAACAGGGGGCGACCGGCGCCCCGTCCGGACCGCCGGCGGGGGGCCGGCGGAGCGGCCCGACCGTCGCCGACGTGGTCCGCGCGGTGACCAGCGGCACCCTGCCCGTCCGGGTCACCGGGTACGACGGCAGCGCGGTCGGCCCGGCCGACGCCGGGATCACCCTGGAGATCCGCTCCGAGCGGGGCCTGTCCTACCTGCTCACCGCCCCGGGCGACCTGGGCATGGCGCGCGCGTACGTGAGCGGTGACCTGGGCCTGGAAGGGGTGCACCCGGGCGACCCGTACGAGGCGTTGCAGGTGCTCAAGGACGAGATGCCGTTGCGGCTGCCGCCGGTGGCCGAGGCGCTGGCCCTGGTGAAGGGGCTGGGTTGGGAGCGGCTGTTGCCGCCGCCGCCCCCGCCGCAGGAGGCCGCGCCGCGCTGGAAGCGGGTGATGAACGGCCTGCGCCACTCCCGTACCCGCGACAGCACCGCGATCTCGCACCACTACGACGTCTCCAACGCCTTCTACGAGAAGGTGCTCGGCCCGTCGATGACGTACACCTGCGCGGTCTTCCGCACTCCGGACGACACGCTGGAGGAGGCGCAGCGGGCCAAGTACGACCTGGTCGCCGGCAAGCTGGCGCTGGAGCCGGGGATGCGGCTGCTCGACGTCGGCTGCGGCTGGGGCGGGATGGTCCGGCACGCGGCCCGGGAGTACGGCGTGAAGGCGCTGGGCGTCACCCTCTCCCGGGAGCAGGCGCAGTGGGCGCAGGCGGCGATCGAGCGGGAAGGGCTCGGCGACCTGGCCGAGGTGCGTCACCTGGACTACCGGGACGCGCCGCGGGAGCAGTTCGACGCGATCTCGTCGATCGGCCTGACCGAGCACATCGGGGTGCGCAACTACCCGGCCTACTTCGGCGCGCTGCGCAGCCGGCTCAAGCCGGGCGGGCGGCTGCTCAACCACTGCATCACCCGGGCGGACAACCGCGCCCCGCACCGCTCCGGCGCGTTCATCGACCGGTACGTCTTCCCGGACGGCGAGCTGGCCGGGCCGGGCCGGCTGATCAGCGAGATCCACGACGCCGGGTTCGAGGTGCACCACGAGGAGAACCTGCGCCAGCACTACGCGCTGACCCTGGCCGGCTGGTGCCGCAACCTGGTCGAGCACTGGGACTTCTGCGTCAATGAGGTCGGTCCGGGCACCGCCCGGGTGTGGGGCCTCTACATGGCCGGTTCCCGGATGGCCTTCGAGCGCAACGGCATCCAGTTGCACCAGGTGCTCGCCACCCACAACGGGCCGCAGGGGGTCAACGGCTACCCGCTGCGCCCCGACTGGACGCCCTGA
- a CDS encoding DUF427 domain-containing protein, with protein sequence MPKAVWNDLIVAESDDTVVVEGNHYFPRAALRDDLIRESDTHTVCPWKGTASYYTLEHDGRTSADAVWYYPEPKPDADMVRDRVAFWKDVQVLD encoded by the coding sequence ATGCCGAAAGCCGTCTGGAACGACCTGATCGTCGCCGAGAGCGACGACACCGTGGTGGTCGAGGGTAACCACTACTTCCCCCGCGCGGCGCTGCGCGACGACCTGATCCGCGAGTCCGACACCCACACGGTCTGCCCGTGGAAGGGCACCGCCTCCTACTACACCCTGGAACACGACGGCCGGACCAGCGCGGACGCGGTCTGGTACTACCCGGAGCCCAAGCCGGACGCCGACATGGTCCGCGACCGGGTGGCCTTCTGGAAGGACGTGCAGGTCCTCGACTGA
- a CDS encoding SRPBCC family protein: MSDLLTYRARLAAPADAVRHALTDPAALRVWFAEHVDVELPHRFAFWGRYTPEGDAPHQRLLHADERILRFAWLLDGVETTSEIELTPAGESTELTLRQSHFVFAEAMDGSSIRGVLQTFWALSIANLNAWLEGRPLLPRTDFTSADLRGELLIDAPVERVWESLTDSAQASAWFGYPIGIEPWVGGRYAMGGFETGYAAKVVDLTPGRAMSVDWGQVGVSTWELAESDGKTRLTVVQSGFDEGNPPYASWCGSVAGLSELRRYHELPDWQPIWLSVEMPASA; encoded by the coding sequence ATGAGTGACCTGCTGACCTACCGCGCCCGGCTCGCCGCGCCGGCCGACGCCGTGCGGCACGCGCTGACCGATCCCGCCGCGCTGCGCGTCTGGTTCGCCGAGCACGTCGACGTCGAGCTGCCACACCGGTTCGCGTTCTGGGGCCGCTACACCCCGGAGGGCGACGCCCCGCACCAGCGCCTGCTGCACGCCGACGAGCGGATACTGCGCTTCGCCTGGCTGCTCGACGGGGTGGAGACGACCAGCGAGATCGAGCTGACCCCGGCGGGGGAGAGCACCGAGCTGACCCTGCGGCAGAGCCACTTCGTCTTCGCCGAGGCGATGGACGGCAGCAGCATCCGGGGCGTGCTGCAGACCTTCTGGGCGCTCTCGATCGCCAACCTGAACGCCTGGCTGGAGGGGCGGCCGCTGCTGCCGCGCACCGACTTCACCTCCGCCGACCTGCGCGGTGAGCTGCTCATCGACGCCCCGGTGGAACGGGTGTGGGAGTCGCTGACCGACTCGGCGCAGGCCAGCGCCTGGTTCGGGTACCCGATCGGGATCGAGCCCTGGGTCGGCGGCCGGTACGCGATGGGCGGCTTCGAGACCGGGTACGCGGCCAAGGTGGTCGACCTGACGCCGGGGCGGGCGATGTCCGTCGACTGGGGACAGGTCGGCGTCAGCACCTGGGAGCTCGCCGAGTCCGACGGGAAGACCCGGCTGACCGTCGTGCAGAGCGGTTTCGACGAGGGCAACCCGCCGTACGCGTCCTGGTGCGGGTCGGTGGCCGGCCTGTCCGAGCTGCGCCGCTACCACGAGCTGCCCGACTGGCAGCCGATCTGGCTCTCGGTCGAGATGCCCGCGAGCGCCTGA
- a CDS encoding MFS transporter produces MIRHRLHPAWLVAGVAFVALVGAAGFRATPGVLLHPLHAEFGWPLATISAAVSVNLLLYGLTAPFAAALMDRFGIRRVVCAALVLVALGSGLTVWMRASWQLILCWGVLVGLGTGSMALAFVATVTGRWFVRRRGLVTGVLTAGGAAGQLVFLPLLAVLVRDHGWRVAALVVAGAALAVVPLVGWLLREYPADLGLPAYGATEVVRPPVTGGAAARAVGALAAAARTRQFWLLAGGFAICGATTNGLVGTHFVPAAHDHGMAETTAAGLLALVGIFDIAGSVASGWLTDRVDARLLLGAYYALRGASLLVLPSLFAGTARPSMLVFIVFYGLDWVATVPPTVALCREWFGESGAVVFGWVFAAHQFGAALAATAAGLVRDRLGDYAPAWYVAGALSIGAAGLSLLLRRRAVQPVVVLPVAVPRRAWSYRG; encoded by the coding sequence GTGATCCGACACCGTCTCCATCCGGCCTGGCTCGTGGCCGGCGTCGCCTTCGTCGCGCTGGTCGGCGCGGCCGGCTTCCGCGCCACCCCCGGGGTGCTGCTGCACCCGCTGCACGCCGAGTTCGGCTGGCCGCTCGCCACCATCTCGGCCGCCGTCTCGGTCAACCTCCTGCTGTACGGGTTGACCGCGCCGTTCGCCGCCGCGCTGATGGACCGGTTCGGCATCCGCCGGGTGGTCTGCGCCGCGCTGGTGCTGGTGGCCCTCGGCAGCGGGCTGACCGTGTGGATGCGCGCGAGCTGGCAGCTGATCCTCTGCTGGGGCGTCCTGGTCGGGCTGGGCACCGGCTCGATGGCGCTGGCCTTCGTGGCGACGGTGACCGGGCGCTGGTTCGTCCGCCGCCGGGGCCTGGTCACCGGCGTGCTGACCGCCGGCGGGGCGGCCGGGCAGCTGGTCTTCCTGCCGCTGCTCGCCGTGCTGGTCCGCGACCACGGCTGGCGGGTGGCGGCGCTGGTGGTGGCCGGGGCGGCGCTGGCGGTCGTACCCCTGGTGGGGTGGCTGCTGCGCGAGTACCCGGCGGATCTGGGGCTGCCCGCCTACGGGGCGACCGAGGTGGTCCGGCCGCCGGTCACCGGTGGGGCGGCGGCGCGGGCGGTCGGCGCGCTGGCCGCCGCCGCGCGGACCCGGCAGTTCTGGCTGCTCGCCGGCGGTTTCGCGATCTGCGGCGCGACCACCAACGGGCTGGTCGGCACCCACTTCGTGCCGGCCGCGCACGACCACGGCATGGCCGAGACCACCGCCGCCGGCCTGCTCGCCCTGGTCGGGATCTTCGACATCGCCGGCTCGGTGGCCTCGGGCTGGCTGACCGACCGGGTGGACGCCCGGCTCCTGCTCGGCGCCTACTACGCGCTGCGCGGGGCCTCGCTGCTGGTGCTGCCCAGCCTGTTCGCCGGTACGGCCCGACCGAGCATGCTGGTCTTCATCGTCTTCTACGGCCTGGACTGGGTGGCCACCGTGCCGCCCACGGTGGCGCTGTGCCGGGAGTGGTTCGGCGAGTCCGGCGCGGTGGTCTTCGGCTGGGTCTTCGCCGCCCACCAGTTCGGCGCGGCGCTCGCCGCGACCGCCGCCGGGCTGGTCCGGGACCGGTTGGGCGACTACGCCCCGGCCTGGTACGTGGCGGGCGCGCTGTCGATCGGCGCGGCCGGGCTCTCCCTGCTGCTGCGCCGGCGCGCCGTGCAGCCGGTGGTCGTGCTCCCGGTGGCGGTGCCCCGTCGGGCGTGGAGCTACCGGGGCTGA
- a CDS encoding vWA domain-containing protein: protein MTGNRFRYGQWRGGPDPLAPPYDVRAAVDAVGAEVLAGGSLREALRDLLRRGPQGRGGLDELAARARRMRRDALRRGDLDGAVTRARALLDQALAAEREELRGRDGDEARFAEAVLDNLPRSTARAVEELSGYDWVSAEARADYQRILDGLRGEVLQQRFAGLRDAARAAGDPAAQRQLAEMMRDLNDLLDRHARSEDTTDAFAEFMRRHGEFFPEQPKDVDELVDVLARRAAAGERLMRSLSDRQREELAGLMRQSLGDSLSGELSRLDGHLRAFRPELGWQRGERIRGEQPLGYGEATGALGEIADLDELLDSLDQDQPGATLDDVDVEAVARTLGRDAADDVRRLQELERELRRQGWVSRDADGLTLSPKALRRLAGTALRRVFADLTAGPRGQHDLRSAGAAGEVSGASRQWEYGDEQPLDVVRTLTRAVRRAGPSVPLQLAVEDFEVVETERRASAAVALCVDLSYSMISQGRWGPMKQTALALSHLIATRFPQDALEIVGFGLEASTLTQQELAAVEPDMRQGTNLQHALRLAGRHLRRHPGAEPVVLVVTDGEPTAHLDAEDGEAYFHWPPLPETIEATVREVDKLTRYGATLNLFMLGDDPGLRRFVDAVARRSKGRMFTPDLDDLGEYVVSDYLRARHGRR, encoded by the coding sequence GTGACCGGCAACCGGTTCCGGTACGGGCAGTGGCGGGGCGGCCCCGATCCGCTCGCCCCGCCGTACGACGTGCGGGCCGCCGTGGACGCGGTCGGCGCGGAGGTGCTGGCGGGCGGCAGTCTCCGGGAGGCGCTGCGGGACCTGCTGCGCCGGGGCCCGCAGGGGCGCGGCGGCCTCGACGAGCTGGCCGCCCGGGCCCGGCGGATGCGTCGGGACGCGCTGCGCCGGGGCGACCTGGACGGGGCGGTGACCCGGGCCCGGGCGCTGCTCGACCAGGCCCTGGCCGCCGAGCGGGAGGAGCTGCGCGGCCGCGACGGCGACGAGGCCCGGTTCGCCGAGGCCGTGCTGGACAACCTGCCGCGTTCCACCGCCCGCGCGGTGGAGGAACTCTCCGGGTACGACTGGGTCAGCGCCGAGGCCCGGGCCGACTACCAGCGGATCCTCGACGGGTTGCGGGGCGAGGTGCTCCAGCAGCGGTTCGCCGGGCTGCGCGACGCGGCGCGGGCCGCCGGCGACCCGGCCGCCCAGCGGCAGCTCGCCGAGATGATGCGCGACCTCAACGACCTGCTCGACCGGCACGCCCGCTCGGAGGACACCACCGACGCGTTCGCCGAGTTCATGCGCCGGCACGGCGAGTTCTTCCCGGAGCAGCCGAAGGACGTGGACGAACTCGTCGACGTGCTGGCCCGGCGGGCCGCCGCCGGGGAACGGCTGATGCGGTCGCTGTCGGACCGGCAGCGCGAGGAGCTGGCCGGGCTGATGCGCCAGTCGCTCGGGGACAGCCTGTCCGGGGAGCTGTCCCGGCTCGACGGTCACCTGCGGGCGTTCCGCCCCGAGCTCGGCTGGCAGCGTGGCGAGCGGATCCGCGGCGAGCAGCCGCTCGGGTACGGCGAGGCGACCGGGGCGCTCGGCGAGATCGCCGACCTGGACGAGCTGCTGGACTCGCTCGACCAGGACCAGCCGGGCGCCACCCTGGACGACGTGGACGTCGAGGCGGTGGCCCGGACGCTGGGCCGGGACGCCGCCGACGACGTACGCCGGTTGCAGGAGTTGGAGCGGGAGCTGCGCCGGCAGGGCTGGGTGAGCCGGGACGCGGACGGCCTGACGCTGAGCCCGAAGGCGTTGCGCCGGCTCGCCGGCACCGCCCTGCGGCGGGTCTTCGCCGACCTGACCGCCGGCCCGCGCGGCCAGCACGACCTGCGCTCGGCCGGGGCGGCCGGCGAGGTGAGCGGCGCGTCCCGCCAGTGGGAGTACGGCGACGAGCAACCCCTCGACGTGGTGCGCACCCTCACCCGCGCGGTACGCCGGGCCGGCCCCTCGGTGCCGCTCCAGCTCGCCGTCGAGGACTTCGAGGTGGTGGAGACCGAACGGCGGGCGTCGGCGGCGGTGGCGCTCTGCGTCGACCTGTCGTACTCGATGATCTCGCAGGGTCGGTGGGGGCCGATGAAGCAGACGGCGCTGGCGTTGTCGCACCTGATAGCGACCCGGTTCCCGCAGGACGCGCTGGAGATCGTCGGCTTCGGCCTGGAGGCCAGCACGCTGACCCAGCAGGAGTTGGCGGCGGTCGAGCCGGACATGCGGCAGGGCACCAACCTCCAGCACGCGCTCCGGTTGGCCGGGCGGCACCTGCGCCGGCACCCGGGGGCCGAGCCGGTGGTGCTGGTCGTCACCGACGGCGAACCCACCGCGCACCTGGACGCGGAGGACGGCGAGGCGTACTTCCACTGGCCGCCGCTGCCCGAGACCATCGAGGCGACCGTGCGGGAGGTGGACAAGCTGACCCGGTACGGGGCGACGCTGAACCTGTTCATGCTCGGTGACGACCCGGGGCTGCGCCGGTTCGTGGACGCGGTGGCCCGGCGGTCGAAGGGCCGGATGTTCACCCCCGACCTGGACGACCTCGGCGAGTACGTGGTTTCCGACTACCTCCGCGCCCGCCACGGCCGCCGCTGA
- a CDS encoding GlxA family transcriptional regulator, whose translation MRNNRAMTSTPHRIAVLALDDVVGLDLGTPAQVFGSARTEDGTPLYAVDTCTPGGRPVRSSAGFQVLPEHGLELLDRADTVVVPGVHGGPAMTDGTLDPEVAAALRAAHRRGARIMSICTGAFVLAAAGLLDGRPATTHWAYADRFRRLHPGVDLDPEVLFRDDGTVLTSAGVAAGIDLCLHVIRTDHGSAVANRAARRCVVPPWRDGGQAQYIERPVPRAAEAGTAATREWARERLHEPVALRDLAAHARMSVRTFTRHFRSETGLSPAQWLLQQRTDHARLLLETTDLSVDQVARHTGFGTTAALRQHFHHRVGVAPTAYRRTFRRTEATPH comes from the coding sequence ATGCGCAATAATCGGGCCATGACCTCGACACCGCACCGGATCGCGGTGCTCGCCCTCGACGACGTGGTCGGCCTCGACCTGGGCACCCCCGCCCAGGTCTTCGGCAGCGCCCGCACCGAGGACGGGACGCCCCTGTACGCCGTCGACACCTGCACCCCCGGCGGCCGGCCGGTCCGCAGCAGCGCCGGCTTCCAGGTCCTGCCCGAGCACGGGCTGGAACTGCTCGACCGGGCCGACACGGTGGTCGTACCCGGCGTGCACGGCGGCCCGGCGATGACCGACGGCACCCTCGACCCCGAGGTCGCGGCGGCGCTGCGGGCCGCCCACCGGCGCGGCGCGCGGATCATGTCGATCTGCACCGGCGCGTTCGTGCTGGCCGCCGCCGGCCTGCTCGACGGCCGCCCGGCCACCACCCACTGGGCGTACGCGGACCGGTTCCGCCGGCTGCACCCCGGCGTGGACCTCGACCCCGAGGTGCTCTTCCGGGACGACGGCACCGTGCTCACCTCGGCCGGGGTGGCCGCCGGCATCGACCTCTGCCTGCACGTGATCCGCACCGACCACGGCAGCGCGGTGGCCAACCGGGCGGCCCGCCGCTGCGTGGTGCCACCCTGGCGCGACGGCGGCCAGGCCCAGTACATCGAGCGGCCGGTCCCCCGGGCCGCCGAGGCGGGCACCGCCGCCACCCGGGAGTGGGCCCGGGAACGGCTGCACGAGCCGGTCGCCCTGCGCGACCTGGCCGCCCACGCCCGGATGAGCGTGCGCACCTTCACCCGGCACTTCCGCTCGGAGACGGGGCTGAGCCCGGCGCAGTGGCTGCTCCAGCAGCGCACCGACCACGCCCGGCTGCTGCTGGAGACCACCGACCTGAGCGTCGACCAGGTCGCCCGGCACACCGGCTTCGGCACCACCGCCGCCCTGCGCCAGCACTTCCACCACCGGGTCGGCGTCGCCCCCACCGCCTACCGGCGCACCTTCCGGCGCACCGAGGCGACGCCGCACTGA
- a CDS encoding aminoacyl-tRNA deacylase yields the protein MSTPALAALDAAGLPYRVIRHGPVGSLAEAARARGVAVPDVVKTIVVRRGADDHLFVLTPGDRVISWPKLRALLGVSRLSMPDAAAAKAATGYARGTITPFGAHTAWPVVADERLRGREITLGAGEHGTAVAIDADAALARLAATVADVTDPEPAR from the coding sequence ATGTCCACCCCCGCGCTCGCCGCCCTCGACGCCGCCGGCCTGCCGTACCGGGTGATCCGGCACGGGCCGGTCGGCAGCCTCGCCGAGGCGGCCCGGGCGCGCGGCGTGGCGGTGCCCGACGTGGTCAAGACGATCGTGGTGCGCCGGGGCGCGGACGACCACCTCTTCGTGCTCACCCCCGGCGACCGGGTGATCTCCTGGCCGAAGCTGCGGGCCCTGCTCGGGGTGAGCCGGCTGTCCATGCCGGACGCGGCGGCGGCGAAGGCCGCCACCGGCTACGCGCGCGGCACCATCACCCCGTTCGGCGCGCACACCGCCTGGCCGGTGGTCGCCGACGAACGGCTGCGCGGGCGGGAGATCACGCTGGGCGCGGGCGAGCACGGGACGGCCGTGGCAATCGACGCGGACGCGGCGCTCGCGCGACTCGCCGCCACCGTCGCCGACGTCACCGACCCGGAGCCGGCACGCTGA
- a CDS encoding FAD-binding oxidoreductase — MHAVRDHERAVDTLRRSYAAVPAGEPVRLAKQTSNLFRPRSAPRAPGLDVSGLTGVLAVDPTARTADVQGMCTYEDLVDATLPHGLMPLVVPQLRTITLGGAVTGLGIESTSFRNGLPHESVLEMDLLTGSGEIVTARPQGEHAELFRAFPNSLGSLGYATRLRIELQPVRRYVALRNVRFTRLEELTEAIGEVVAKGSWAGDPVDAMDGVMFSPGEAYLVLGTFTDDAPQRPSDYTGQDIYYRSLRRRTRDVLTAYDYLWRWDTDWFWCSAAFGVQHPVVRRLWPQRYRRSDFYHRLVRLEHRHQVAARVDRWRGRPARERVVQDVEIPLDGTPDFLRWFARDVGMNPVWLCPLRLRDPAGPGSARAWPLYPLQPGETYVNIGFWGSVPIGEDAADGDVNRAIEHAVSQAGGHKSLYSDAYYERDEFDRLYGGAVWRAVRDRYDPDHRLTGLYEKAVARQ, encoded by the coding sequence ATGCACGCTGTCCGTGATCATGAACGGGCGGTGGACACGCTCCGGCGCTCGTACGCCGCAGTGCCCGCCGGGGAGCCCGTACGGCTGGCCAAGCAGACCTCCAACCTGTTCCGCCCCCGCTCGGCGCCCCGCGCCCCGGGGCTGGACGTGAGCGGCCTGACCGGGGTGCTCGCGGTCGACCCGACCGCCCGCACCGCCGACGTGCAGGGCATGTGCACCTACGAGGACCTGGTCGACGCGACCCTGCCGCACGGGCTGATGCCGCTGGTGGTGCCGCAGCTGCGCACGATCACCCTGGGCGGCGCGGTGACCGGGCTGGGCATCGAGTCCACCTCGTTCCGCAACGGGCTGCCGCACGAGTCGGTGCTGGAGATGGACCTGCTCACCGGCTCCGGCGAGATCGTCACCGCCCGCCCGCAGGGGGAGCACGCGGAGCTGTTCCGCGCCTTCCCCAACTCGCTGGGCAGCCTGGGCTACGCGACCCGGCTGCGCATCGAGCTGCAACCGGTCCGCCGGTACGTGGCGCTGCGCAACGTCCGCTTCACCCGGCTGGAGGAGTTGACCGAGGCGATCGGCGAGGTGGTCGCCAAGGGCTCCTGGGCGGGCGACCCGGTCGACGCGATGGACGGGGTGATGTTCAGCCCCGGCGAGGCGTACCTGGTCCTCGGCACGTTCACCGACGACGCGCCGCAGCGGCCGAGCGACTACACCGGTCAGGACATCTACTACCGCTCGCTGCGCCGCCGCACCCGCGACGTGCTCACCGCGTACGACTATCTCTGGCGCTGGGACACCGACTGGTTCTGGTGCTCGGCCGCGTTCGGGGTGCAGCACCCGGTGGTCCGCCGGCTCTGGCCGCAGCGCTACCGGCGCAGCGACTTCTACCACCGGCTGGTCCGGCTGGAGCACCGCCACCAGGTGGCGGCCCGGGTGGACCGCTGGCGGGGCCGCCCGGCCCGGGAGCGGGTGGTGCAGGACGTGGAGATCCCGCTCGACGGCACGCCCGACTTCCTGCGCTGGTTCGCCCGCGACGTCGGCATGAACCCGGTCTGGCTCTGCCCGTTGCGGCTGCGCGACCCGGCCGGCCCGGGATCCGCGCGGGCCTGGCCGCTATATCCGCTGCAACCGGGCGAAACGTATGTGAACATCGGCTTCTGGGGGAGTGTGCCGATCGGCGAGGACGCCGCGGACGGTGACGTCAACCGGGCGATCGAGCACGCGGTGTCGCAGGCGGGCGGGCACAAGTCGCTCTACTCCGACGCCTACTACGAACGGGACGAGTTCGACCGGCTCTACGGCGGTGCGGTGTGGCGCGCCGTGCGGGACCGGTACGACCCGGACCACCGGCTCACGGGACTCTACGAAAAGGCGGTGGCACGACAGTGA
- a CDS encoding SigE family RNA polymerase sigma factor, whose amino-acid sequence MWRNRRFEGLDVLVAQRGSALLATAVLLTGSRTAGEDLVQAALERLMRNWSRVHGDKEGYLRRTLYHLAVDRWRLRRRRPEVLAEVEPPTQDDGTDALHLRQALIQALALLPPRQRAVLVLRHWEQCSEAEAAELLGCSVGTVKSSASRGLTRLRQLTADWALEGAGTKGAGR is encoded by the coding sequence GTGTGGCGGAACAGACGCTTCGAAGGGCTGGACGTCCTCGTCGCGCAGCGCGGCAGTGCGCTGCTCGCGACGGCGGTGCTGCTGACCGGTAGCCGGACCGCCGGGGAGGACCTGGTGCAGGCGGCGCTGGAACGACTGATGCGCAACTGGAGTCGGGTGCACGGCGACAAGGAGGGATACCTGCGCCGCACGCTCTACCACCTGGCGGTGGACCGCTGGCGACTGCGCCGACGCCGACCCGAGGTGTTGGCCGAGGTCGAGCCGCCGACCCAGGACGACGGCACCGACGCGCTGCACCTGCGGCAGGCGCTGATCCAGGCGTTGGCGCTGCTGCCGCCCCGGCAGCGGGCCGTGCTGGTGCTGCGTCACTGGGAGCAGTGCAGCGAGGCGGAGGCCGCCGAGCTGCTCGGCTGCTCGGTCGGCACCGTTAAGTCGTCGGCCTCCCGGGGGCTGACCCGGCTGCGTCAACTCACCGCCGACTGGGCGCTCGAAGGCGCCGGCACGAAGGGAGCAGGACGATGA
- a CDS encoding winged helix-turn-helix domain-containing protein — protein MRDVLYLEEREQAETLLKPHRVEVLRQLAEPRTCTEVAARLDQTPQRVYYHVKQLVAAGLVEQVAARQVRGISEGIYQAAARSYWLSPRLIGRIGDARRVRDELSLGHLLDLMEEVQADVAALDRTAPELPSIGVSGEIRVPPERRQEFLHDLQSTLRDLFTRYGGAEGDAFKLAVACYPRGDNHE, from the coding sequence ATGAGAGACGTCCTGTACCTGGAAGAGCGCGAGCAGGCGGAGACCCTGCTCAAGCCGCACCGCGTCGAGGTGCTGCGGCAGCTCGCCGAGCCCCGCACCTGCACCGAGGTCGCCGCCCGGCTCGACCAGACCCCGCAGCGGGTCTACTACCACGTCAAGCAGCTCGTCGCCGCCGGGCTGGTCGAGCAGGTCGCCGCCCGCCAGGTGCGCGGCATCAGCGAGGGCATCTACCAGGCCGCCGCCCGCTCCTACTGGCTCTCGCCCCGGCTCATCGGGCGGATCGGGGACGCCCGGCGGGTCCGCGACGAGCTGAGCCTCGGCCACCTGCTCGACCTGATGGAAGAGGTCCAGGCCGACGTCGCCGCGCTCGACCGCACCGCGCCCGAGCTGCCCTCGATCGGCGTCTCCGGCGAGATCCGGGTGCCTCCCGAGCGGCGGCAGGAGTTCCTGCACGACCTGCAGTCGACGCTGCGGGACCTGTTCACCCGCTACGGCGGCGCCGAGGGGGACGCCTTCAAGCTCGCCGTGGCCTGCTACCCGAGAGGCGACAACCATGAGTGA
- a CDS encoding RICIN domain-containing protein, with amino-acid sequence MADPHTDPPGTVYGARRPGRPGLPQDPLMRIALGVALVGVLLGAFFATGVLGGGGDRPVVPAAAVTAAPGTAPPPTTEAAPTTEAAPTPSAAPTTPAAPANPAKAFKSVPSGLCLGLESDQQQAKAQLAPCTGGPEQQWTASQLAPDAVVLTVAAYGQCLEVEGGSGDDGAKLQQAPCTGQPHQQWRAQPAGPGSVLLVAVHSGKCAQAEGAGTQPGTKLVQAPCSGAPEQQWSAG; translated from the coding sequence ATGGCCGATCCGCACACCGACCCGCCCGGCACCGTCTACGGTGCCCGCCGTCCCGGGCGGCCCGGCCTCCCGCAGGACCCGCTGATGCGGATCGCGCTGGGCGTCGCCCTGGTGGGCGTACTGCTGGGGGCCTTCTTCGCCACCGGCGTGCTCGGCGGTGGCGGCGACCGGCCGGTGGTGCCGGCCGCCGCGGTCACCGCCGCGCCCGGCACCGCGCCGCCGCCCACGACGGAGGCCGCCCCCACCACGGAGGCCGCGCCGACGCCCAGCGCCGCGCCGACCACCCCGGCCGCCCCGGCGAACCCGGCCAAGGCGTTCAAGTCGGTCCCGTCGGGGCTCTGCCTCGGCCTGGAGAGCGACCAGCAGCAGGCGAAGGCGCAGCTCGCGCCCTGCACCGGCGGCCCGGAACAGCAGTGGACGGCGAGCCAGCTCGCCCCCGACGCGGTGGTGCTCACCGTCGCCGCCTACGGCCAGTGCCTGGAGGTCGAGGGCGGCAGCGGCGACGACGGCGCGAAGCTCCAGCAGGCGCCCTGCACCGGGCAGCCGCACCAGCAGTGGCGGGCCCAGCCCGCCGGCCCGGGATCGGTGCTGCTGGTCGCCGTGCACAGCGGCAAGTGCGCCCAGGCCGAGGGGGCCGGCACCCAGCCCGGCACGAAGCTGGTGCAGGCCCCCTGCTCCGGCGCGCCCGAGCAGCAGTGGAGCGCCGGCTGA